One region of Jonesiaceae bacterium BS-20 genomic DNA includes:
- a CDS encoding SAV_6107 family HEPN domain-containing protein, which yields MTDLLEAPAVVAQGGAGRLNVPANRLLRGAEAQLRQARRPDEVFERFAHTHYAALRLVGAVVAVSETAKRIPRGHSPWDRLIRTVPELAHWALRFEGAAKVRAALDAGNFAAVDLAGVERWIALTEEFRAGVFTWFGLDPLLDFDSQYTFVP from the coding sequence ATGACTGATCTTTTAGAAGCTCCAGCGGTAGTGGCACAGGGTGGAGCCGGGCGGTTGAACGTTCCTGCGAACCGGTTGTTGCGCGGAGCGGAAGCGCAGTTACGCCAGGCGCGCCGTCCCGACGAAGTTTTTGAACGCTTCGCTCACACGCACTACGCGGCGTTGCGGTTGGTGGGGGCAGTTGTTGCGGTTTCAGAAACTGCGAAACGAATCCCGCGGGGGCACAGCCCGTGGGATCGTCTGATTCGCACGGTGCCCGAGTTGGCGCACTGGGCGTTGCGGTTTGAAGGTGCTGCAAAGGTGCGTGCTGCCTTGGACGCTGGCAACTTTGCCGCGGTTGACCTTGCTGGAGTCGAGCGTTGGATCGCTTTGACTGAAGAGTTTAGGGCCGGTGTGTTTACTTGGTTCGGGCTGGATCCGTTGTTGGATTTTGATTCCCAGTACACTTTTGTCCCATGA
- a CDS encoding PAC2 family protein, which produces MRSPRDLYELNDQVSEHLRARSQEHRVGPVLVVALKGFIDAGNVGAITVEHLLGLATARRFTTFDHDSLIDYRAKRPVMTFDTNRWTSYAEPEIAIELLQDNEGTEFLLMHGAEPDRSWNAFVAAVTELIREYNVSLVVSAYGIPMGIPHTRPLSITMHATNEALLGDEKAWMGKVQVPGSAVNLLEFRLADSHIDAVGVAVHVPHYLAQSQYPPAAMSALTRVEGLTGLDFNVLGLGKQAEDALEEVTKQIEQSSDAQEMVTGLENQYDAFMAAHASDSLLATDEHMPTADELGAEFERFLAQRHDDDK; this is translated from the coding sequence GTGCGTAGCCCACGTGATCTGTATGAACTCAATGATCAAGTTAGTGAGCACCTGCGTGCACGTTCTCAGGAGCACCGGGTGGGTCCGGTGCTGGTCGTTGCGCTTAAGGGATTTATCGATGCCGGAAATGTTGGCGCGATAACGGTTGAGCACCTGCTGGGTCTAGCAACCGCGAGGCGGTTCACCACGTTTGACCATGATTCACTCATTGACTACCGCGCCAAGCGCCCGGTCATGACCTTTGATACCAATCGATGGACCAGTTATGCCGAGCCCGAGATCGCAATCGAGCTACTCCAAGACAATGAAGGAACCGAGTTTCTCCTGATGCACGGGGCTGAGCCGGACCGTTCTTGGAACGCATTTGTCGCCGCGGTGACCGAGCTTATTCGGGAATATAATGTTTCCCTAGTGGTCTCGGCGTACGGGATCCCGATGGGCATTCCGCACACCCGGCCACTATCCATCACCATGCACGCCACCAACGAAGCGCTCTTGGGCGACGAGAAAGCGTGGATGGGCAAAGTGCAGGTCCCAGGTAGCGCCGTGAACCTGCTTGAGTTCCGTCTTGCGGACTCTCACATCGACGCGGTTGGCGTGGCAGTGCACGTACCGCACTACCTTGCGCAATCACAGTATCCGCCGGCAGCCATGAGTGCCTTGACCCGAGTTGAGGGGCTCACCGGCTTGGATTTCAATGTGTTGGGGCTAGGGAAACAAGCCGAGGACGCCCTCGAGGAAGTCACCAAACAGATTGAGCAATCCAGTGATGCTCAAGAGATGGTGACCGGCCTAGAAAATCAGTACGACGCATTTATGGCGGCGCACGCTTCTGATTCCCTGCTCGCCACGGATGAGCACATGCCAACGGCAGACGAACTTGGTGCGGAATTCGAACGGTTCTTGGCCCAGCGCCACGACGACGACAAGTAA
- the mraZ gene encoding division/cell wall cluster transcriptional repressor MraZ, translating into MPSFFLGTYKPKLDEKGRLILPAKFRAQLAPGLVMTRGQERCLFLLPLDEFRRMYDHLRQAPVTSKQARDYMRVFLSGASDEKPDKQGRISIPATLREYAELDREVAVIGTGSRVEIWDAQAWDTYLADKEQGYAETAEQIFPDLSF; encoded by the coding sequence ATTCCCAGTTTCTTTCTGGGCACTTATAAGCCGAAATTGGATGAAAAAGGCCGGTTAATACTGCCAGCTAAGTTTCGAGCGCAACTCGCCCCTGGTCTGGTCATGACCCGAGGCCAAGAGCGGTGCTTATTTCTCCTGCCTCTGGATGAATTTCGGCGCATGTACGACCACTTGAGGCAAGCTCCCGTGACGTCAAAGCAGGCCCGTGACTACATGAGGGTTTTTCTATCGGGTGCAAGCGATGAGAAGCCAGACAAGCAAGGCCGCATCTCAATACCGGCAACCCTGCGGGAATATGCAGAACTTGACCGTGAAGTAGCAGTAATTGGCACTGGCTCCCGGGTGGAAATTTGGGACGCACAGGCTTGGGATACCTACTTGGCGGACAAGGAACAGGGATATGCAGAAACTGCCGAACAGATTTTTCCGGATTTGAGTTTTTAA
- the dinB gene encoding DNA polymerase IV: MSAGQRVEGAKRDWGTDESGCAILHVDMDAFFASIEVARNPHLRGLPVVVAGAERSVVLAATYEARKFGIHSAMPTMRARNLAPTAVFLEPDIEYYRWVSSQVMEIFANVTPLVEQVSVDEAFLDVSGVRRLSGGPLVIAQGIREQVVRLFGITCSVGVARNKFVAKLASTHSKPDGLMLIPDAATVEFLHALPVGALWGVGAKTNETLAKWGIESVAQLAHTQVPHLANMVGLAAASHLHNLAWGIDARKVETHTPEKSIGADFTFGADTDDLSVLDRKILELAGRCGVRLRADGLGAKTVSVRVRLADFTAKTRARTLVSVTQSTAEITEVARQLLREVDLGGQEVRLVGVRTENLAQMEGAPIQMTLEDSLSEASVQRGASEHVMDEVRRRFGSESITLGSQTRGLTSNTRVDPLSLGNRTSPTSQ, encoded by the coding sequence ATGAGTGCGGGGCAAAGAGTTGAAGGTGCCAAGAGGGACTGGGGCACAGATGAGTCTGGGTGTGCAATATTGCACGTGGACATGGATGCGTTCTTTGCCTCGATAGAAGTGGCCCGCAATCCGCACCTACGTGGGCTCCCGGTCGTGGTCGCTGGGGCCGAGCGATCGGTTGTGCTTGCCGCAACATATGAGGCTCGGAAGTTTGGGATTCACTCTGCGATGCCTACCATGCGAGCACGGAATCTGGCTCCCACGGCTGTATTTCTGGAACCTGATATTGAATATTACCGGTGGGTTTCTAGCCAGGTAATGGAAATTTTTGCCAATGTAACGCCACTCGTTGAGCAAGTGAGTGTCGATGAAGCGTTCTTAGATGTCAGTGGTGTGCGCAGGCTCTCGGGCGGCCCCTTAGTGATTGCTCAGGGTATTCGGGAGCAGGTTGTTCGGCTATTCGGAATCACCTGCAGTGTGGGTGTTGCGCGCAACAAGTTTGTTGCCAAGTTGGCCTCAACTCATTCCAAGCCGGATGGTCTCATGCTCATCCCGGATGCTGCGACGGTCGAGTTTTTACACGCTCTGCCGGTGGGGGCATTGTGGGGGGTTGGGGCTAAGACAAACGAAACTTTGGCTAAATGGGGGATTGAGTCCGTTGCCCAACTCGCCCATACCCAGGTTCCGCATTTAGCGAACATGGTTGGCCTGGCGGCGGCATCACATTTGCACAACTTGGCGTGGGGGATTGATGCGCGCAAGGTGGAGACCCACACTCCGGAAAAGAGCATCGGTGCCGATTTCACATTCGGTGCAGATACGGATGACCTCAGCGTGTTGGACAGGAAAATACTGGAACTCGCGGGCCGGTGCGGTGTGCGTCTGCGGGCTGACGGCCTTGGCGCAAAGACGGTGTCGGTACGGGTGCGCTTGGCCGATTTCACGGCTAAGACGCGGGCTCGGACCCTTGTTTCGGTGACCCAGTCAACCGCGGAAATAACTGAGGTTGCTCGTCAGCTTCTTCGGGAGGTTGACCTCGGTGGGCAGGAGGTTCGGCTTGTCGGTGTGCGTACCGAAAATCTGGCGCAGATGGAGGGTGCGCCAATCCAGATGACCTTGGAGGACTCGCTGTCTGAGGCCAGTGTGCAACGCGGGGCTTCGGAACATGTCATGGATGAAGTACGCAGGCGGTTTGGGAGCGAATCAATCACACTGGGTAGCCAAACTCGAGGTTTGACTTCCAACACTCGAGTTGACCCACTATCCTTAGGTAATAGGACAAGTCCAACTTCTCAATAA
- the mgrA gene encoding L-glyceraldehyde 3-phosphate reductase — translation MMYIANESRYDQGLMPYRRAGSSGLLLPAVSLGLWQNFGEAASVQAQKELLFRAFDQGVTHFDLANNYGPPPGSAEESFGQILAADLAPYRDELVISTKAGYPMWPGPYGDGGSRKYLLSSLDQSLNRMGLDYVDVFYSHRYDPNTPLQETMGALKTAVDSGRALYAGISSYSAKRTLEAIAIAKEIGLTLTLHQPSYSLLNRWVEQPDSAGDSVLDVTAEAGIGVIAFSPLAQGLLSNKYLGAVPSDSRAAQGGSFSTDYLSQANLDSLSALHTIAQDRGQTLSQLAISWCLRTDQVTSVLLGARTLEQLNENLAAVSALSFTSDEITAIDQAAVDGGLNLWAPRSSDL, via the coding sequence ATCATGTATATCGCTAACGAATCCCGCTATGACCAAGGCCTGATGCCCTACCGCCGGGCCGGTTCCTCCGGACTCCTTCTCCCCGCAGTGTCGCTGGGCCTGTGGCAAAACTTTGGCGAAGCAGCCTCGGTTCAGGCCCAGAAAGAGCTACTTTTCCGAGCGTTTGACCAGGGGGTCACGCACTTTGACCTTGCCAACAACTATGGTCCTCCCCCAGGCAGTGCCGAGGAGTCCTTTGGCCAAATCTTGGCGGCTGATCTAGCCCCGTACCGTGACGAGTTGGTTATCTCGACCAAGGCCGGGTATCCAATGTGGCCCGGCCCCTATGGTGATGGGGGCTCACGTAAGTATCTTCTGAGCTCGCTAGACCAATCCTTGAACCGCATGGGCTTGGACTACGTCGATGTCTTCTATTCCCACCGTTATGACCCCAACACTCCTCTTCAGGAGACGATGGGGGCACTCAAGACTGCGGTTGACTCTGGGCGGGCACTGTATGCCGGCATTTCCTCGTACTCGGCCAAGCGTACCCTCGAAGCGATTGCGATTGCGAAGGAAATCGGCCTCACCCTCACCCTGCACCAACCGTCGTACTCATTGTTGAACCGGTGGGTTGAACAACCGGACAGCGCTGGTGACTCGGTCCTTGACGTCACAGCAGAGGCTGGAATCGGCGTCATCGCGTTCTCACCGCTGGCCCAAGGGCTCCTTTCCAACAAGTACCTCGGCGCTGTTCCCAGCGACTCACGGGCCGCTCAAGGTGGTTCCTTCAGCACGGATTACCTGAGCCAAGCAAACCTAGATTCATTGTCCGCGCTACACACAATCGCACAAGACCGAGGCCAGACACTTTCGCAGCTGGCAATTTCATGGTGCCTACGAACTGACCAGGTCACCAGTGTCCTGCTGGGGGCCCGTACGCTCGAACAACTCAATGAGAATCTTGCCGCAGTATCTGCGCTTAGTTTCACGAGCGATGAGATAACCGCCATCGATCAGGCTGCAGTTGATGGCGGCTTGAACCTCTGGGCGCCGCGTTCAAGCGACCTGTAG
- a CDS encoding DUF3040 domain-containing protein, whose product MPLSEHEQRILEQLERDLISEDPKLATALRSEQGNSVGKIIIAVVGVIVGLLLLVLGVAQGALWLGVVAFLLMFGAVTYAFAFPSRSQAGKGPGLDRNRPTARPSGAKQSGGSFMQRLEDRWDKRSRGE is encoded by the coding sequence ATGCCTCTGTCCGAGCATGAGCAGCGCATTTTAGAGCAGCTTGAACGGGACCTCATCTCAGAGGATCCGAAGTTAGCTACGGCCCTTAGGTCGGAGCAGGGAAACTCTGTGGGCAAAATTATTATTGCCGTAGTCGGAGTCATCGTTGGATTGCTTCTTCTTGTATTGGGTGTTGCCCAGGGAGCATTGTGGCTTGGCGTTGTGGCCTTCCTCTTGATGTTTGGTGCAGTCACCTACGCGTTCGCGTTTCCGTCAAGATCGCAAGCAGGCAAGGGGCCCGGCCTAGATCGGAACCGACCAACGGCGCGGCCTTCAGGGGCAAAGCAATCCGGAGGCTCGTTCATGCAGCGGCTGGAAGACCGCTGGGATAAGCGCTCCCGCGGAGAGTAA
- a CDS encoding fused MFS/spermidine synthase, whose translation MARKKSSNPSSRFPVTSPAAPELPDAPVRTKYSQVHLEADRDNARSLTVFIDNAPSSFIDLDNPVNVGFEYMEIMLAALEEFPPGPIRVVHLGAAGCTMARAIEHIRPNSRQIGVDIDGELLEYARSWFDLPRAPRLRLRTGDARAELARMRDGSADVIIRDVFDGTVTPEHLITLEFTMEALRVLRPGGMYLINCADRPPLTHARREIATLWQAQRDFRTELESAGGQVKHEPDVALISEPALLKGRRYGNLVLALVKPLLAKDPQDCAQVDATEPEVARQTEETAIDLDGAQLGRRLRSLAVPAQIASGADSLMFARNAPVLRDPVPSDPAGEAHSDQLAQGDLAAT comes from the coding sequence ATGGCCCGCAAGAAATCTTCAAATCCATCATCCCGCTTCCCTGTGACATCACCGGCTGCACCCGAACTGCCCGATGCTCCGGTACGCACCAAATACTCGCAAGTCCATCTCGAGGCTGACCGCGACAATGCCCGGTCCTTGACCGTTTTCATCGACAACGCCCCGAGTTCATTTATCGACTTAGATAACCCGGTCAACGTGGGTTTTGAATACATGGAAATCATGCTTGCGGCTCTTGAAGAGTTCCCACCCGGTCCAATCCGCGTGGTTCACTTAGGCGCAGCCGGCTGCACCATGGCACGTGCTATCGAACACATTCGCCCAAATTCCCGCCAGATCGGCGTGGACATTGACGGCGAACTCTTGGAATACGCCCGGTCTTGGTTTGATCTCCCGCGAGCGCCTCGCTTGCGACTACGCACGGGGGACGCCCGCGCCGAATTGGCCCGCATGCGCGACGGTAGCGCCGACGTGATTATCCGCGATGTTTTTGATGGCACGGTGACACCCGAACATTTGATTACGCTCGAGTTCACCATGGAAGCGCTCAGGGTATTGCGGCCCGGCGGCATGTACTTGATCAACTGTGCGGACCGCCCTCCGCTGACCCACGCACGCCGCGAGATCGCCACGTTGTGGCAGGCCCAACGCGACTTCCGAACGGAACTTGAGTCCGCAGGCGGTCAGGTCAAGCATGAGCCTGACGTCGCTTTGATCTCGGAACCTGCGTTGTTGAAGGGCCGGCGATACGGCAACCTCGTCCTTGCACTGGTGAAGCCGCTGCTAGCTAAAGACCCGCAGGATTGCGCACAGGTTGACGCTACCGAGCCGGAAGTGGCCCGGCAGACCGAAGAAACCGCCATTGACCTCGACGGTGCGCAATTGGGTCGCAGACTACGCTCCCTCGCTGTGCCAGCACAGATTGCCTCCGGGGCCGACAGCTTGATGTTTGCCCGCAATGCCCCGGTTCTGCGGGACCCGGTACCAAGCGACCCGGCGGGCGAAGCTCACTCAGATCAGTTAGCTCAAGGTGATTTGGCTGCAACCTAG
- a CDS encoding AAA family ATPase, whose amino-acid sequence MYDRLDELRRVANNRLKSVRRAGPSGSPQNRSERDSFATLYEDRVALLDAVEDRLVFGRLDFDDTSTRYIGRIGLSDEEHNSLLTDWRADAAQPFYRATAARRDDVVRRRHLITKQREVTGVEDEILNLNLTTEEQEKLNLTGEGALLAAMATGRTGHMSDIVATIQSEQDEIIRGQLQGALVVQGGPGTGKTAVALHRAAYLLYAHRRLLERSGVLLIGPSQAFLRYIDQVLPALGETGVVSATIGSLLPGVSATALEAPEVAVIKGKPIFAKIIKRAIKARERVPAADIKIRVDGHDLVIRRRDIRDAMFKARRTNKPHNIARRIFVKEMLNRLGQQYVDDMAYAIDPADRGEIIEELRSTKEIRVALNIAWFPITPERLLEDLYIKPHRLAQAGPELSAAQRALLVRPAGSPWTEADIPLLDEAAELLGMEDTVAQAAAKIAEAEQQEALEYARQVLENSNNPLVNAQMLSSRFVSSGSRLTTAERAGKDRTWTYAHVIVDEAQELSAMAWRMLLRRCPTRSMTIVGDVAQTSSSAGARSWQQMLDPLLGDNWRRSDLTINYRTPAEIAQTAGEVATAANLPISELTSARSVPGSLTTYLVAPQELVGTVAKFAAQAADRLISDQIGRVAVITPQSRYDQVATAVEQAVGTMMDGNDPLVSVIISTESKGLEYDGVILVDPQEILTENRNASDLYVAMTRPTQELIVVHHQPLPAGL is encoded by the coding sequence ATGTATGACCGCTTGGATGAGCTCCGGCGAGTGGCAAATAACCGGCTGAAATCGGTGCGCCGCGCGGGCCCCAGCGGGTCGCCTCAAAATCGTAGCGAGAGGGACTCGTTTGCCACGCTATACGAGGACCGGGTGGCGCTTCTCGATGCCGTTGAAGACCGGTTGGTCTTTGGTCGCCTCGATTTTGATGACACGTCAACCCGGTACATTGGCCGGATTGGGCTTTCCGACGAAGAACATAATTCGCTCCTCACGGACTGGCGCGCCGATGCCGCCCAACCGTTTTACCGGGCCACTGCTGCCCGCCGTGACGACGTAGTACGGCGCCGTCACCTCATTACCAAGCAGCGCGAGGTGACCGGGGTAGAAGATGAGATCCTCAACCTGAACCTCACGACCGAAGAACAAGAGAAACTCAACCTCACGGGCGAGGGCGCACTGTTGGCGGCTATGGCAACGGGGCGCACCGGTCACATGAGCGATATTGTTGCCACCATTCAAAGCGAGCAAGATGAGATCATTCGAGGGCAGCTCCAGGGCGCTCTCGTGGTCCAAGGTGGCCCGGGGACCGGAAAGACCGCGGTTGCTCTGCACCGTGCCGCCTACCTGCTCTACGCTCACCGCAGGTTGCTTGAGCGTTCTGGGGTGCTGCTGATTGGCCCTAGCCAAGCATTCCTGCGCTACATCGACCAAGTGTTGCCTGCCCTTGGTGAAACCGGGGTCGTCAGCGCAACCATTGGCTCCCTCCTTCCCGGTGTCTCAGCCACGGCGCTCGAGGCTCCCGAAGTAGCGGTGATCAAGGGTAAGCCAATTTTCGCCAAGATTATTAAACGCGCAATCAAGGCCCGCGAACGGGTACCCGCGGCCGATATCAAGATTCGCGTCGATGGCCATGACCTAGTTATTCGCCGCCGTGACATCCGCGATGCGATGTTCAAGGCCCGCCGCACAAACAAGCCGCACAACATTGCCCGGCGTATTTTTGTCAAGGAAATGCTCAATCGGTTAGGTCAGCAATACGTCGACGACATGGCCTACGCCATTGATCCGGCGGATCGCGGTGAGATTATCGAAGAGTTGCGCAGCACCAAGGAAATTCGGGTCGCACTCAACATCGCCTGGTTCCCCATCACTCCCGAGCGGCTCTTGGAAGACCTGTACATCAAGCCCCACAGGTTAGCTCAGGCAGGGCCGGAGCTTTCCGCTGCACAGCGTGCGCTCCTTGTGCGTCCCGCCGGCTCTCCTTGGACCGAGGCGGATATTCCGCTCCTGGATGAGGCCGCTGAGTTGTTGGGAATGGAAGACACCGTGGCCCAGGCTGCGGCAAAGATCGCCGAGGCCGAGCAGCAAGAGGCGCTCGAATATGCGCGTCAGGTCCTAGAGAATTCAAACAACCCATTAGTCAACGCCCAGATGCTCTCTTCTCGCTTTGTCTCGAGCGGCAGCCGTCTCACGACCGCGGAACGAGCTGGCAAGGACCGTACATGGACCTACGCCCACGTGATTGTTGATGAAGCCCAAGAACTGTCTGCCATGGCGTGGCGGATGTTGCTGCGGCGGTGCCCAACCCGATCTATGACCATTGTTGGTGACGTCGCGCAGACCTCATCGAGCGCCGGGGCACGGTCCTGGCAACAGATGCTCGATCCCCTGCTGGGCGACAACTGGCGCCGCAGCGACCTCACCATTAACTACCGTACCCCTGCTGAGATCGCTCAAACCGCTGGTGAGGTAGCAACCGCCGCAAATCTGCCGATTTCAGAGCTAACCTCGGCTCGTTCAGTCCCGGGATCCCTGACCACTTACCTAGTCGCCCCCCAGGAACTGGTAGGTACCGTCGCAAAATTTGCGGCACAGGCAGCCGACCGGCTGATTAGTGACCAGATTGGCCGCGTTGCCGTTATCACTCCTCAGTCTCGTTACGACCAAGTGGCCACAGCCGTTGAGCAAGCCGTCGGCACCATGATGGACGGAAATGACCCGCTCGTATCTGTGATTATTTCCACGGAATCGAAGGGCCTCGAATACGACGGAGTCATCCTCGTCGATCCCCAAGAAATATTGACTGAGAACCGCAACGCTTCCGATCTGTACGTTGCAATGACGCGGCCCACGCAAGAATTGATCGTTGTCCACCACCAGCCACTCCCGGCAGGTCTATGA
- the rsmH gene encoding 16S rRNA (cytosine(1402)-N(4))-methyltransferase RsmH, with protein sequence MEELNDDSAASRKHLPVLFNRCIELLGPGLSKPGAVFVDCTLGMGGHTAGVLRAYPDIIAIGIDRDPQALDLASARLAPFGDRFTPVHAVYDEIGEVLAAQGHVGADGILMDLGVSSLQIDETDRGFSYAHDAPLDMRMDGTAELTAADVLNTYAEKDLTRILREYGEERFAAKIARSIVAKRQERPWERSAELVDLVRACIPAAKRTSGGNPAKRTFQALRIEVNGELEVLERAMPAAVQALNVGGRLVVESYHSLEDRLTKREFARGVQSSAPREWPVEPETHRPYLKAVTRGAEKADAQELELNPRSASVRLRAVERLRPTPEHMMIGLDN encoded by the coding sequence ATGGAAGAGCTTAATGATGATTCCGCGGCATCACGCAAGCACCTGCCCGTTCTGTTCAACCGATGCATTGAACTCCTAGGTCCCGGGTTATCCAAACCAGGTGCGGTTTTTGTTGACTGCACTTTGGGAATGGGCGGCCACACCGCCGGCGTGCTGCGTGCGTACCCAGACATCATTGCTATTGGGATTGACCGTGACCCCCAGGCCCTGGATTTAGCTTCAGCGCGGTTGGCCCCATTTGGGGATAGATTTACACCCGTTCATGCGGTCTATGACGAGATCGGCGAGGTGCTAGCTGCGCAAGGTCATGTTGGAGCAGACGGGATTTTGATGGATCTTGGGGTTTCATCCTTGCAGATTGATGAAACAGACCGGGGCTTCTCCTATGCCCACGACGCCCCACTTGACATGCGTATGGACGGAACAGCAGAGCTGACCGCAGCGGATGTCCTCAACACCTACGCAGAGAAAGACCTGACCAGAATCCTGCGCGAGTACGGTGAGGAACGCTTTGCCGCAAAGATCGCGCGGTCGATCGTGGCCAAGCGCCAAGAACGCCCGTGGGAGCGGTCAGCTGAGCTGGTTGACCTCGTACGAGCTTGCATTCCGGCCGCCAAGCGGACATCGGGCGGCAATCCTGCTAAACGAACCTTTCAGGCCCTGCGCATTGAGGTCAACGGGGAACTAGAAGTTCTTGAGCGGGCCATGCCGGCGGCGGTCCAAGCGCTCAACGTTGGCGGTCGCCTCGTTGTCGAGTCCTATCACTCACTTGAGGACAGGCTCACCAAGCGCGAGTTCGCAAGGGGGGTTCAATCGAGTGCCCCAAGGGAATGGCCTGTTGAACCAGAGACTCACCGCCCTTACCTCAAGGCGGTTACGCGCGGCGCCGAAAAGGCTGATGCGCAAGAACTTGAACTAAACCCACGTTCCGCCTCAGTCCGGTTACGGGCTGTTGAGCGGCTCCGGCCCACCCCAGAGCACATGATGATCGGATTGGACAACTGA
- the serA gene encoding phosphoglycerate dehydrogenase, with translation MLKALLLENVHPLSVEILAANGVEVTTRSGALDEDELIEALQGVQFLGIRSKTNVTARVIEACPDLVAVGAFCIGTNQIDLKAAAQHGVAAFNAPFSNTRSVVELAIAEIISLTRRLTERDKALHDGIWDKTADGAHEIRGKTLGIIGYGNIGTQLSVLAENLGMSVVFYDTAEKLALGNARRATSLNELLGESDIVTIHVDGRPGNAGLFGEAQFSQMKPGAVFLNLSRGFVMDNSSLRNAILSGHISGAAVDVFPVEPKKRGDQFDSELRGLPNVILTPHIGGSTIEAQESIGVFVANKLKDFLRTGSTTLSVNLPNLALESTTGVSRIAFLHRNTPGVLAAVNNILAEHGANIDGQLLATRGEIGYVVTDVGSALADDAISALSALEQCIKIRVLPPTAG, from the coding sequence GTGCTTAAGGCCCTGCTTTTAGAAAATGTTCACCCACTGTCAGTGGAGATCCTTGCTGCCAACGGCGTTGAGGTCACCACTCGTTCGGGCGCGCTCGATGAAGACGAACTCATTGAGGCTCTTCAAGGCGTCCAATTTCTTGGTATCCGCTCCAAGACCAACGTCACCGCGCGGGTCATTGAAGCCTGCCCAGATCTCGTTGCGGTTGGCGCTTTTTGTATTGGCACCAACCAGATCGATTTGAAGGCCGCTGCGCAGCACGGAGTTGCTGCGTTTAACGCACCTTTCTCAAACACCCGCTCGGTAGTTGAGCTGGCGATTGCGGAGATAATTTCTCTGACCCGCCGCTTGACCGAGCGTGACAAGGCTTTGCACGACGGCATCTGGGACAAGACCGCCGACGGCGCCCACGAGATTCGCGGCAAGACTTTGGGAATCATCGGTTACGGAAACATCGGAACTCAGCTTTCAGTTCTGGCCGAGAACCTCGGAATGTCCGTAGTCTTCTACGACACCGCAGAAAAGCTGGCGCTCGGAAACGCGCGCCGGGCAACTTCCCTAAACGAGCTGTTGGGTGAGTCTGACATTGTCACGATTCACGTCGATGGCCGGCCGGGTAACGCTGGCCTGTTTGGTGAGGCCCAGTTCTCCCAGATGAAGCCGGGAGCAGTGTTCTTGAACCTGTCCCGCGGCTTTGTTATGGATAACTCCTCACTGCGCAACGCGATCCTGTCAGGTCATATTTCCGGTGCCGCAGTAGACGTGTTCCCGGTTGAGCCAAAGAAGCGCGGAGACCAGTTCGACTCCGAGCTGCGCGGCTTGCCTAACGTCATCTTGACCCCTCACATTGGTGGTTCGACCATTGAGGCCCAAGAGAGCATCGGTGTCTTTGTTGCCAACAAGCTCAAGGACTTCCTGCGGACGGGTTCAACGACTCTCTCGGTCAACCTACCGAACCTGGCGCTCGAGTCCACCACCGGTGTTTCTCGGATTGCATTCTTGCACCGCAACACCCCGGGAGTACTTGCAGCGGTCAACAACATCCTGGCAGAGCACGGAGCCAACATTGACGGGCAACTGTTAGCTACCCGTGGCGAAATTGGTTACGTGGTCACCGATGTCGGTTCGGCACTTGCTGACGACGCAATCTCGGCTCTTTCTGCGCTCGAACAGTGCATCAAGATTAGGGTGCTGCCGCCAACGGCTGGCTAA